The following coding sequences are from one Kushneria phosphatilytica window:
- the gltB gene encoding glutamate synthase large subunit codes for MTRGLHHPGEFRDNCGFGLIAHMEGQASFDLLSTAIESLTCMTHRGGINSDGKTGDGCGLLFAMPEAFMRAAAREALDAELGNNFAVGVVFFADDDARERQGRQVLETQLTERGLAVRGWRDVPVNPEVCGPIARECMPRIRQIFVEPAEERGDDLSFNVDLFMGRRLAEQQLREDEEFYVCSLSSKVVSYKGLMMPADLPTFYDDLGDERLKTSICVFHQRFSTNTAPRWPLAQPFRFLAHNGEINTIEANRSWANARRANFASEHLSDIEQLDEIVNTTGSDSSSMDNMLEVLLTGGMELYRAVRMMVPPAWQNVETMDADLRAFYEYNSMHMEAWDGPAGIVLTDGRHAVCMLDRNGLRPARWVITDNGYITLSSEIGVWDYAPESVVAKGRVGPGQILSVDTHTGEVLHTSDVDDRLKSAYPYKRWLKDNAQYLESALTELARFQPMDAETLAVQEKMFLVTNEERDQVLRPLAESGQEAVGSMGDDTPMAVLSRQPRALTDFFRQKFAQVTNPPIDPLREAIVMSLETCMGAELNVFRATPEHAHRLILTTPVLSPRKFTALTTQEDPAFASETLSLNYNGESVSLRQALHELCRRAEHAAHHGSVVLVLSDAGLERGQLPIHPALAVGAVHHHLGRLALRPRVNLVVETAWARDAHQMAVLFGVGATAIYPWLAYQVMADMYRTGELTGDPAEGRENYRRGLQKGLYKILSKMGISHIASYRGSQLFEAVGLSSEVRDMCFPDMASRIEGAGFSELQMAQELLARDAWIRRKPPRQGGLYRYVHNHEYHAYNPDVIKLLQEAVQESDYGKWKKFARLVNERPVATLRDLLKLREGHEPVALDEVEPVASLLPRFDSAGMSLGALSPEAHEALAQAMNETGGRSNSGEGGEDPARYGTIKSSKIKQIASGRFGVTPAYLVNAEVLQIKVAQGAKPGEGGQLPGGKVNELIARLRYAVPGVTLISPPPHHDIYSIEDLAQLIFDLKQVNPEAQVSVKLVSEPGIGTIATGVAKAYADLITVSGYDGGTAASPLTSIKHAGSPWELGLPEVHQALRINGMRDKIRLQTDGGLKTGLDVVKAAILGAESFGFGTAPMVALGCKYLRICHLNNCATGVATQHQALRDEHFRGTVDMVKNYFRFIAEEVREIMAMLGVRQLTDLIGRVDLLEKIEGETSAQRQLEFQSLLNNDWVPADAPQFCQVHRNEPHDPGAKNQEILSAVGSALETGKGGEFSFTVTNCDRSIGATLSGAIAKRYGETGLEETPITLRLKGVAGQSFGVWNARGLHMYLEGDANDYVGKGMNGGRLVITPPRSSRFESQHTAIIGNTCLYGATGGQLYAAGQAGERFAVRNSGCHAVIEGAGDHCCEYMTGGVVTVLGRTGFNFGAGMTGGFAFVLDLERDFVDRYNHELVEIHRVSTEHMEAYRRYLREILQDYVAQTYSAWGQELLSDFSDYVRHFWLVKPKAASLNGLLAQSRRQPE; via the coding sequence ATGACCAGAGGTCTCCACCACCCCGGAGAATTCCGTGACAACTGTGGCTTTGGCCTGATCGCCCACATGGAAGGACAGGCAAGCTTCGATCTGCTGTCGACCGCGATCGAATCCCTGACCTGCATGACACACCGTGGCGGTATCAATTCCGATGGCAAGACCGGCGATGGCTGTGGCCTGCTGTTTGCCATGCCTGAAGCGTTCATGCGCGCCGCCGCGCGTGAAGCGCTGGATGCGGAGCTGGGCAATAATTTCGCCGTAGGTGTGGTGTTTTTTGCCGACGATGACGCACGTGAACGTCAGGGGCGACAGGTACTGGAGACACAGCTCACCGAGCGTGGCCTCGCCGTGCGCGGCTGGCGTGACGTGCCAGTCAACCCGGAGGTGTGTGGGCCGATTGCTCGGGAGTGCATGCCGCGCATTCGCCAGATCTTTGTCGAGCCTGCAGAAGAGCGCGGCGATGATCTGTCGTTCAATGTCGATCTGTTCATGGGGCGTCGGCTGGCCGAGCAGCAGCTTCGGGAAGACGAGGAGTTCTACGTCTGTTCTCTCTCCTCGAAGGTCGTTTCCTACAAGGGCCTGATGATGCCCGCCGATTTGCCGACCTTTTACGATGATCTCGGCGATGAGCGACTGAAGACCTCAATCTGTGTTTTCCATCAGCGCTTCTCTACCAACACGGCACCGCGCTGGCCGTTGGCCCAGCCTTTCCGTTTTCTGGCGCATAACGGTGAGATCAACACCATCGAAGCCAACCGTAGCTGGGCCAATGCCCGACGGGCGAACTTCGCCAGCGAACATCTGAGCGACATCGAGCAGCTCGATGAGATCGTCAATACTACCGGTTCCGACTCCTCGAGCATGGATAACATGCTCGAGGTACTGCTGACCGGCGGCATGGAGCTTTACCGGGCGGTGCGCATGATGGTGCCACCGGCATGGCAGAACGTTGAAACCATGGATGCCGATCTGCGTGCCTTCTACGAATACAACTCGATGCACATGGAGGCCTGGGATGGCCCGGCCGGCATCGTGCTGACCGATGGTCGGCATGCCGTGTGCATGCTTGATCGCAACGGCCTGCGCCCGGCGCGTTGGGTCATCACCGATAATGGTTACATCACACTCTCCTCCGAGATCGGTGTGTGGGACTACGCCCCGGAGTCGGTGGTGGCGAAAGGGCGTGTCGGCCCCGGTCAGATTCTTTCAGTGGATACCCACACCGGGGAGGTGCTGCATACCAGTGACGTCGATGATCGGCTCAAATCGGCTTATCCCTACAAGCGCTGGCTGAAGGACAACGCCCAGTATCTTGAATCGGCGCTGACCGAGCTGGCTCGCTTTCAGCCGATGGATGCCGAGACCCTGGCGGTACAGGAGAAAATGTTCCTCGTCACCAATGAGGAGCGCGACCAGGTACTGCGACCGCTGGCCGAGAGCGGCCAGGAAGCCGTCGGCTCGATGGGAGATGACACGCCCATGGCAGTGCTGTCCCGTCAGCCTCGGGCACTAACCGATTTCTTCCGCCAGAAGTTCGCTCAGGTGACCAATCCGCCGATCGATCCATTGCGCGAAGCCATCGTGATGTCACTGGAGACCTGTATGGGCGCTGAGCTCAATGTCTTCAGAGCAACGCCCGAGCACGCTCATCGGTTGATCCTGACCACGCCGGTGCTGTCACCGCGCAAGTTCACTGCGCTGACCACCCAGGAAGACCCCGCCTTTGCCAGCGAGACGCTGTCGCTGAACTACAACGGCGAGAGTGTCTCGTTGCGTCAGGCGCTGCACGAGCTCTGTCGCCGCGCCGAGCACGCTGCCCATCATGGCAGTGTGGTACTGGTGCTCAGCGATGCCGGGCTTGAGCGTGGCCAATTGCCGATCCATCCGGCCCTGGCCGTCGGCGCGGTTCATCACCACCTTGGGCGCCTCGCGTTGCGACCCCGAGTCAACCTGGTGGTGGAAACTGCCTGGGCGCGCGACGCCCATCAGATGGCGGTACTGTTTGGCGTGGGGGCCACGGCCATCTATCCCTGGCTCGCCTATCAGGTCATGGCGGACATGTATCGTACGGGCGAACTGACCGGTGACCCTGCCGAAGGCCGGGAAAACTATCGGCGTGGCCTGCAGAAGGGGCTTTACAAGATCCTCTCCAAGATGGGGATTTCACATATAGCTTCCTATCGCGGTTCGCAGCTGTTCGAGGCTGTAGGCCTCTCTTCCGAAGTTCGGGATATGTGCTTTCCCGATATGGCCTCACGTATCGAGGGGGCCGGCTTCAGTGAGCTGCAGATGGCACAGGAGCTGTTGGCCCGTGATGCCTGGATTCGCCGCAAACCGCCTCGCCAGGGGGGGCTTTATCGCTATGTGCACAATCACGAATATCACGCCTATAACCCGGATGTGATCAAGTTGTTGCAGGAAGCGGTACAGGAGAGCGATTACGGCAAATGGAAGAAGTTTGCCCGCCTGGTCAATGAACGCCCGGTAGCAACGCTGCGCGATCTGTTGAAGCTCCGGGAAGGCCATGAACCGGTAGCGCTTGATGAAGTTGAACCGGTGGCGTCACTGCTGCCACGTTTCGACAGCGCCGGCATGAGCCTCGGCGCTTTGTCACCGGAGGCCCATGAGGCGCTGGCACAGGCAATGAACGAAACCGGAGGACGATCGAACTCCGGCGAGGGTGGCGAGGATCCAGCACGCTACGGCACCATCAAGAGTTCAAAGATCAAGCAGATCGCTTCCGGACGATTTGGTGTCACGCCTGCCTATCTGGTCAATGCCGAGGTACTGCAGATCAAGGTCGCGCAGGGGGCCAAGCCCGGGGAGGGCGGCCAGCTGCCCGGCGGTAAGGTCAATGAGCTGATTGCCCGGCTGCGCTACGCCGTCCCCGGGGTGACCCTGATTTCACCGCCACCACACCATGATATTTATTCGATCGAGGATCTGGCACAGCTGATCTTTGATCTCAAGCAGGTCAATCCTGAAGCTCAGGTCTCGGTCAAGCTGGTTTCCGAGCCCGGCATTGGTACCATCGCCACCGGTGTAGCCAAGGCCTATGCGGATCTGATTACGGTGTCCGGCTATGACGGCGGCACTGCGGCCAGCCCGTTGACTTCGATCAAGCACGCTGGCTCGCCCTGGGAATTGGGGCTACCCGAAGTCCATCAGGCACTACGCATCAATGGTATGCGGGACAAGATCCGGCTGCAGACCGATGGTGGACTCAAGACCGGTCTCGATGTGGTCAAGGCGGCCATCCTGGGCGCCGAAAGTTTTGGCTTCGGGACGGCACCGATGGTTGCGCTGGGCTGCAAATACCTGCGTATCTGCCACCTCAACAATTGTGCGACCGGCGTGGCCACCCAGCATCAGGCGCTGCGTGATGAGCATTTCCGTGGCACCGTGGATATGGTCAAGAACTATTTCCGCTTCATCGCCGAGGAAGTTCGCGAAATCATGGCCATGCTGGGCGTTCGCCAGCTGACCGATCTCATCGGCCGGGTCGATCTTCTGGAGAAGATCGAAGGCGAGACCAGTGCCCAGCGCCAGCTCGAGTTCCAGTCGCTTCTGAACAACGACTGGGTGCCGGCGGATGCTCCGCAGTTCTGCCAGGTCCACCGTAACGAGCCGCACGATCCGGGAGCGAAGAACCAGGAAATTCTGTCAGCGGTCGGGTCAGCACTGGAAACGGGCAAGGGCGGAGAGTTCTCGTTCACGGTGACCAACTGCGATCGTTCGATCGGGGCCACGCTTTCCGGAGCCATCGCCAAGCGTTATGGCGAGACCGGCCTTGAGGAGACACCGATCACCCTGCGCTTGAAGGGTGTGGCCGGGCAGAGTTTTGGCGTGTGGAACGCTCGAGGGCTTCACATGTATCTCGAGGGAGATGCCAATGATTATGTCGGCAAGGGCATGAACGGTGGCCGGCTGGTCATTACGCCTCCCAGGTCCAGTCGCTTCGAGAGCCAGCATACGGCGATCATCGGCAACACCTGTCTCTATGGCGCCACGGGCGGCCAGCTGTACGCTGCCGGTCAGGCGGGTGAGCGATTCGCCGTGCGCAATTCCGGTTGTCATGCTGTTATCGAAGGCGCAGGTGATCACTGCTGCGAATACATGACAGGCGGTGTAGTGACAGTGCTGGGGCGGACCGGATTCAACTTCGGTGCCGGCATGACCGGTGGATTTGCCTTCGTACTCGATCTGGAGCGTGACTTCGTCGACCGCTACAACCATGAGCTGGTCGAGATCCATCGTGTCAGTACGGAACACATGGAAGCCTACCGTCGCTATCTGCGCGAAATCCTGCAGGACTATGTGGCGCAGACATATTCGGCATGGGGGCAGGAACTGCTCAGCGATTTTTCCGACTATGTGCGTCACTTCTGGTTGGTCAAGCCCAAGGCCGCAAGTCTCAACGGGCTGCTGGCCCAGTCACGGCGTCAGCCGGAATAA